A portion of the Luxibacter massiliensis genome contains these proteins:
- a CDS encoding ABC transporter permease, with product MKSYLSLIPISAKVHRRQSRMTRICIILAVFLVTAIFSMLEMWTEGQTTAMRHNHGNWHIALQNVPEDKAEQICGNANVGVSSWYDVINIDADQGYYINGKNAVLYGTEEAYVTDIMNYPTEGAYPQSGKEVALSADAKELFGIKVGDRITLNTPAGVLEYTVSGFYEDDTEFNDIIEGSCVYMNREAFDEVRNLNGVEASSQFYIRFEKEKGLKKTIAEMKEQYNLTDENVEENTAVLSLLGASTDERISDLYPLAITCFVIILLAGVLMISGCMNSNVAQRTKFFGMMRCVGASKQQIVRLVRLEALNWCKTAIPIGCALGTVICWIACAILRFFVKGEWVDMPLFSVSISGILCGAVVGVVTVFIAAQAPAKHAAKVSPVAAVSGNSESSKKVVHAANTKLFKVETSLGIQHATASKKNLFLMTGSFALTIVLFLAFSACLDVVHKLLPSVSDFTPDITIASEDESNSIDRSLLEDISEISGVESAFGMMLAIDYPVEINGNAGKIDLFSYGDFMLDSFKESMISGDLSSVYGASDYVMAVYNDAGHLNVGDKIKLGNHEVEVACVASEGVGSVSGATVVVCSEETYRNLTGEQDYATVSIITKSDISESEVEQIRDLSDGYQFFDDREEKNDVFGSYWVFRIAAYGFLAIISLITMLNIMNSISMSVSARVKQYGAMRAVGMESRQVTKMITAEAVTYAVYGTIAGTALGLILHYLIYVKIVISHFGGFWNIPFTTIGIVLLLVVFSCIIAVHEPTKRMRDMAITDTINDL from the coding sequence ATGAAGAGCTATTTAAGCCTTATCCCGATTTCGGCAAAAGTACACAGACGGCAGAGCCGGATGACACGAATTTGCATTATTCTTGCTGTCTTCCTCGTAACTGCAATTTTTTCCATGTTAGAAATGTGGACGGAAGGGCAGACAACTGCAATGCGCCATAATCATGGGAACTGGCACATTGCCCTGCAGAATGTACCGGAAGATAAAGCGGAACAGATTTGCGGAAATGCTAATGTTGGGGTTTCCTCATGGTATGATGTGATCAATATTGATGCTGACCAGGGCTATTATATAAATGGCAAAAATGCGGTTTTATATGGCACTGAGGAAGCATACGTTACAGACATTATGAATTATCCAACGGAAGGTGCTTATCCTCAGAGTGGAAAAGAAGTTGCGCTCAGTGCTGATGCAAAAGAGCTTTTTGGAATTAAGGTGGGGGACAGGATTACCTTAAATACGCCTGCGGGAGTTCTTGAATACACCGTTTCTGGATTTTATGAGGATGATACAGAGTTTAACGATATCATTGAAGGTAGCTGCGTGTACATGAATAGAGAGGCATTTGATGAAGTACGCAACTTGAATGGCGTGGAAGCATCGTCTCAGTTTTATATCCGGTTCGAGAAAGAGAAGGGCTTGAAGAAAACGATTGCTGAAATGAAAGAGCAATATAACCTTACGGATGAAAATGTTGAGGAAAACACGGCAGTTTTAAGTCTGCTGGGAGCCAGCACCGATGAAAGGATAAGCGATCTTTATCCTCTGGCAATTACTTGTTTTGTAATCATATTGCTTGCCGGTGTTTTAATGATCTCAGGTTGCATGAACAGTAATGTGGCGCAACGGACAAAGTTTTTTGGAATGATGCGGTGTGTTGGGGCAAGCAAACAGCAGATTGTACGGCTTGTACGGCTTGAGGCATTGAACTGGTGCAAAACCGCTATCCCGATTGGATGTGCATTAGGGACGGTGATTTGTTGGATAGCATGTGCGATATTGCGGTTCTTTGTAAAAGGAGAATGGGTGGATATGCCTCTTTTTTCGGTAAGCATAAGCGGCATTCTTTGCGGAGCTGTTGTGGGCGTAGTTACGGTATTTATTGCGGCGCAGGCTCCTGCAAAACATGCAGCAAAAGTTTCCCCGGTAGCAGCCGTATCCGGAAATTCAGAATCATCGAAAAAAGTGGTTCATGCGGCAAATACGAAGCTTTTTAAAGTAGAAACTTCCCTTGGAATCCAACATGCGACAGCGTCTAAGAAAAACCTGTTTCTGATGACAGGCTCTTTTGCCCTTACAATCGTATTGTTCTTGGCTTTTTCCGCCTGCCTTGATGTTGTGCATAAATTGCTTCCATCGGTGAGTGATTTCACGCCGGATATTACGATTGCGAGTGAAGACGAATCAAATTCCATAGATAGAAGTTTGTTAGAAGATATTTCAGAAATATCAGGTGTAGAGTCTGCTTTTGGCATGATGCTTGCTATAGATTATCCTGTTGAAATTAACGGCAACGCAGGGAAGATTGACCTGTTTTCCTATGGGGATTTTATGCTGGACAGTTTCAAAGAGTCAATGATAAGTGGAGATTTATCAAGTGTTTATGGGGCTTCTGATTACGTGATGGCGGTCTATAATGATGCCGGACATCTGAATGTGGGGGATAAAATAAAGCTTGGAAATCACGAGGTTGAAGTAGCATGTGTTGCATCCGAAGGAGTTGGGAGCGTCAGCGGCGCAACCGTTGTGGTGTGTTCAGAAGAAACCTATCGGAATCTAACAGGGGAGCAGGATTATGCTACAGTGAGCATAATAACAAAAAGTGATATTTCCGAATCGGAAGTAGAGCAGATTCGTGATTTGTCTGATGGATATCAATTTTTCGATGACAGGGAAGAAAAGAACGATGTTTTTGGCTCCTACTGGGTATTCCGAATTGCGGCATACGGTTTCTTGGCAATCATTTCTCTGATAACCATGTTGAATATTATGAACAGTATTTCAATGAGTGTTTCTGCAAGGGTGAAGCAATACGGTGCGATGCGTGCTGTTGGGATGGAGAGCAGGCAGGTTACAAAGATGATAACGGCAGAGGCAGTAACATACGCTGTTTACGGTACAATTGCCGGAACTGCCCTTGGGTTGATACTTCACTATTTGATTTATGTGAAGATTGTCATTAGTCATTTCGGTGGCTTTTGGAATATCCCATTTACTACCATTGGAATTGTACTTTTGCTAGTCGTTTTTTCGTGCATTATTGCGGTTCATGAACCCACGAAACGTATGAGGGACATGGCAATCACGGATACGATTAATGACTTGTAA
- a CDS encoding biosynthetic peptidoglycan transglycosylase, which produces MRKRQKKKHPVRKFLRNMIASLLCIVIVFCAFFGVKGYQMYKEAVAEKSINECVKEIRGMEGFTSYSELPQFYIDAVISVEDHRFENHCGIDLIAIGRAVLTDIKEQSFVQGGSTITQQLAKNMLFTQEKKLERKVAEVFAALELECNYSKEDIFELYVNTSYFGNGYYGVREAADGYFGKTFSELSEYECAMLAGIPNAPSVYSPNAVNESTARRVECVLESMVKNRIISQEQAYNIEMEQ; this is translated from the coding sequence ATGAGGAAAAGGCAGAAAAAGAAACATCCGGTTAGGAAATTTTTACGGAATATGATTGCGTCTCTACTCTGCATAGTCATTGTGTTCTGTGCTTTTTTCGGTGTGAAAGGCTATCAGATGTACAAGGAGGCAGTGGCAGAAAAGTCAATCAATGAGTGTGTGAAAGAAATCCGTGGCATGGAAGGGTTTACATCTTATTCTGAACTACCTCAGTTTTATATAGATGCTGTAATATCCGTTGAAGATCACCGATTTGAAAATCACTGTGGGATTGATTTGATTGCAATCGGGCGAGCTGTGCTGACAGATATTAAGGAACAATCGTTTGTACAGGGCGGGAGTACAATCACACAGCAACTTGCAAAGAATATGCTTTTCACGCAAGAGAAGAAGCTTGAGCGAAAGGTTGCAGAGGTGTTTGCAGCACTGGAGTTGGAGTGCAACTATTCCAAAGAAGATATCTTTGAATTGTATGTCAACACATCCTATTTTGGAAATGGGTATTATGGCGTTAGGGAGGCGGCAGATGGATATTTTGGTAAGACATTTTCTGAACTTAGTGAATATGAATGTGCCATGTTGGCCGGGATTCCCAATGCACCATCCGTTTATTCGCCAAATGCAGTTAATGAGTCGACTGCTCGACGAGTGGAGTGTGTTTTAGAGAGCATGGTAAAAAATAGGATAATTTCACAGGAACAAGCTTATAATATTGAAATGGAACAATAA
- a CDS encoding ABC transporter ATP-binding protein, producing MKVIKDYMVKLGFVFKEIFRAGPSVFFLSVGSMIIAGVSPVLITYLTAELIERLGQNIGTNSQEAYVRVVGAFVVMFLLVVISYATESVKTVICAVAGLKLSHNIENIVADKFQNIKQERIDNPEFLDLHSNTLNRCGSEPLNLMESLFSTVANVISLMGYVVIIAKYNLIALLVIIIFTLPIIVFKRKYQGLTFRFYNERTMQLRRIMYYLELLTEPEYANEVRGYRLHDYISNERKRLFRDFIKGNTKIAGKEIAVSLSTSLLSMIGSILVGIWLIQKTIAGTITVSEFYLLITAIMTLATDLMALSDQIASNSKSMMFINYIFNYMEEPNVIESKDLKIEEKTIHDICFENVSFKYTGSENYVLKNINVHFNTSETVCLVGENGSGKSTFVKLLLRIYDPTEGRVLLDGIDLKEYDINDLRKFYGVLFQDYVKFSDSVHNCIGFGNIEELQNSEGIAEAARLTGADVFIADYKDGYETNLSKMFFNDAIEPSGGQWQKLAISRAVYSDAQVLVLDEPTAALDPKSEVKMFDTFKKISELKSTLIISHRMYITKLADKIILLENGELVEEGSFEDLIKLKKEFYSMYKIQSDSYSMSVE from the coding sequence ATGAAAGTGATAAAAGATTATATGGTAAAACTAGGATTTGTTTTTAAAGAAATTTTTAGAGCTGGCCCGAGTGTATTTTTTCTTTCTGTGGGTTCAATGATAATTGCAGGTGTCAGCCCGGTACTAATTACCTATTTGACAGCAGAGTTGATAGAAAGATTAGGACAGAATATTGGAACCAATTCGCAGGAAGCATATGTGAGGGTTGTCGGTGCATTTGTTGTAATGTTTTTGCTTGTAGTAATATCGTATGCTACCGAAAGTGTAAAAACGGTAATATGTGCTGTAGCGGGATTAAAGTTATCGCATAATATCGAAAATATAGTTGCGGATAAATTCCAAAATATAAAGCAGGAAAGAATTGATAATCCGGAGTTTTTAGATTTGCATTCCAATACTTTAAATAGATGCGGTTCAGAGCCATTGAATTTAATGGAAAGCTTATTCAGTACAGTTGCGAATGTTATAAGCCTTATGGGATATGTAGTTATTATAGCGAAGTATAATCTTATTGCTTTGCTGGTTATTATTATTTTTACTTTACCGATTATTGTTTTTAAAAGGAAATATCAAGGGCTAACATTCCGGTTTTATAACGAAAGAACAATGCAATTAAGAAGGATTATGTATTATCTTGAATTGCTTACTGAACCGGAATATGCGAATGAGGTTAGAGGTTATAGGTTACATGACTACATTAGCAATGAGAGAAAGCGTCTTTTTCGAGACTTTATCAAAGGAAATACAAAGATAGCAGGGAAAGAAATAGCGGTATCATTATCGACAAGTTTGCTTTCTATGATAGGTTCAATTTTGGTAGGAATTTGGCTGATTCAAAAGACAATTGCAGGGACGATAACGGTATCTGAATTTTACTTATTGATTACAGCGATCATGACTCTTGCTACTGATCTAATGGCGTTGTCAGATCAAATTGCATCTAATAGTAAAAGCATGATGTTCATTAATTATATATTTAATTATATGGAAGAGCCGAATGTGATCGAAAGCAAAGATCTCAAAATAGAGGAAAAAACTATACACGATATTTGCTTTGAAAATGTAAGCTTCAAATATACAGGTTCAGAAAACTATGTGCTGAAAAATATTAATGTACATTTTAATACGAGCGAAACCGTTTGCCTTGTTGGAGAAAATGGAAGTGGAAAATCTACATTTGTAAAATTACTACTAAGAATTTATGATCCGACAGAGGGACGTGTATTGTTAGACGGTATTGATTTGAAAGAATATGATATTAATGATCTTCGAAAATTTTATGGCGTACTGTTTCAGGATTATGTAAAATTCTCGGACAGTGTACATAATTGCATTGGTTTTGGAAATATAGAAGAACTTCAGAATTCTGAAGGCATAGCAGAAGCTGCAAGATTAACAGGAGCAGATGTTTTTATAGCTGACTATAAAGACGGATATGAAACCAATTTAAGTAAAATGTTTTTTAACGATGCCATAGAACCGTCTGGTGGTCAGTGGCAGAAACTTGCAATATCAAGGGCTGTCTATTCTGATGCTCAAGTGTTGGTTTTGGATGAGCCTACTGCAGCATTGGATCCGAAATCAGAGGTTAAAATGTTTGACACATTCAAAAAAATAAGTGAATTAAAATCAACACTTATTATTTCACATCGAATGTACATTACGAAATTAGCCGATAAAATTATTTTGTTAGAGAATGGAGAGCTTGTAGAAGAAGGTAGTTTTGAAGATCTTATCAAGTTAAAAAAAGAATTCTATTCCATGTATAAAATACAATCAGATAGTTATTCAATGTCTGTTGAGTAA
- a CDS encoding lachnocin family radical SAM-modified peptide yields the protein MQNKKVNLKKVNRTNSSTVRTLDCHCGCEGRPGQAFMKGYVGSFI from the coding sequence ATGCAGAATAAGAAAGTTAATCTGAAAAAGGTTAATAGAACTAATAGTTCAACCGTAAGAACACTGGATTGTCATTGCGGGTGCGAAGGCAGACCAGGACAGGCTTTTATGAAGGGTTATGTAGGAAGTTTTATTTAA
- a CDS encoding lachnocin family radical SAM-modified peptide: MTNKKVNLKKVNKANNSTVKTLDCHCGCEGKPVSAYSKGYIGMFL, from the coding sequence ATGACAAACAAAAAAGTTAATTTAAAGAAGGTTAACAAGGCAAATAATTCGACTGTAAAAACGTTGGATTGTCATTGCGGATGTGAAGGCAAGCCTGTTTCTGCCTATAGCAAAGGATATATTGGAATGTTCTTATAA
- a CDS encoding lachnocin radical SAM maturase, which produces MYLAKVIKTGNRLYVYDAFNNKLATINSEKELFENTSYEEFLRDNDFRDLKEPCEFEVKYPFTEEELMGMFNSKIKSITLALTEQCNLRCKYCGYMPKYLDHDYHLKEMSKEVAFKAIDFLLKNSHESDVCNIGFYGGEPLLRLDLIKECISYVKERYPFRKPTYNITTNATLLDDNVAAFLVENDIKITLSLDGPEKEQNKYRVDGSGKASYDRAYKNIAELCKKHPKYFRESVNYNVVLYNGASKKLFESLDNLWKLDVTLVDLFETEYFRQVRDKSDEEDKTEQFDAKIYDFAYKNMLTNMKKYYNAFNTSEISHIILPGGFCIPGVRKNFVTTDGKIIVCEKVDETQELFEIGDIYNGIDMEKIKRLVSETVKRLGKCKHCWAARFCNICFMDILKVGNEYCEQSRKNVERELGYYLDQICTDRDLINYVSNISLV; this is translated from the coding sequence ATGTATTTAGCAAAAGTAATCAAGACAGGCAATCGCTTGTACGTCTATGACGCATTTAACAATAAATTGGCTACGATTAATTCAGAAAAAGAATTGTTTGAAAATACAAGTTATGAGGAATTTTTAAGGGATAATGACTTTAGAGATTTAAAAGAACCCTGTGAATTTGAGGTGAAATATCCGTTCACAGAAGAAGAATTAATGGGAATGTTTAACAGTAAAATAAAAAGTATTACGTTGGCGCTTACAGAACAGTGCAATTTAAGATGCAAATATTGTGGATACATGCCAAAATATTTGGATCATGATTATCATTTAAAAGAGATGTCGAAAGAGGTTGCTTTTAAAGCAATAGATTTTCTTCTTAAAAACTCGCATGAAAGTGATGTATGTAATATCGGATTTTACGGTGGCGAGCCATTGTTACGGTTAGATTTGATAAAAGAATGTATCTCTTATGTGAAAGAGCGTTATCCGTTTAGGAAACCTACTTATAATATTACAACAAATGCCACATTACTCGATGATAATGTGGCAGCTTTCTTAGTTGAAAATGATATTAAGATTACTCTTAGTCTTGATGGCCCGGAGAAAGAACAGAACAAATATCGAGTTGATGGAAGTGGCAAAGCCAGTTACGATAGAGCTTATAAAAATATTGCCGAACTTTGTAAAAAACACCCTAAATATTTTAGGGAAAGTGTAAATTATAATGTTGTTTTGTATAATGGGGCCAGTAAGAAACTCTTTGAGTCTCTGGACAATTTGTGGAAGTTAGATGTTACGTTAGTGGATTTGTTTGAAACGGAATACTTTAGACAGGTAAGAGATAAGAGCGATGAAGAAGATAAAACAGAGCAGTTTGATGCAAAAATTTATGATTTTGCCTATAAAAATATGCTAACAAATATGAAAAAATATTATAATGCGTTCAATACATCAGAGATCAGCCATATCATTCTTCCGGGCGGTTTTTGCATTCCAGGAGTAAGAAAAAATTTTGTTACCACAGATGGGAAAATTATTGTATGTGAGAAGGTAGATGAAACTCAAGAGCTTTTCGAAATCGGGGACATTTATAATGGCATTGATATGGAAAAGATTAAACGACTTGTTAGTGAGACAGTAAAGCGCTTAGGAAAATGCAAACATTGCTGGGCTGCCAGATTTTGTAATATTTGTTTTATGGATATTTTGAAAGTAGGTAATGAATATTGTGAGCAATCTCGAAAAAATGTAGAGCGTGAGTTAGGGTATTATCTTGACCAGATTTGCACAGATAGAGATTTGATTAATTATGTATCCAATATATCATTAGTTTAG